The genomic region taaaagtgaaactaagagacactgataagagtgtggtggttatgggggggaggggggaatgggagagggaaagggggaggggcacaaagaaaacaagatagaaggtgacagaggacaatctgactttgggtgattggtatgcaacataattgaacggcaagataacctggacttgttatctttgaatatatgtatcctgatttattgatgtcaccccattaaaaaaataaaattattataaaaaaaagacaagccttctgagtatttcgaaagaaaaaagcatgaacaagaaggacagaaacaattactggcgGCCACTACCTCagtaaatgcgagtgcactgagagcatcacacttggtggctaattgtattgctaaggctaagaaacCATttaccattggtgaagaattgatccttccagccactaaagacatttgtagtgaacttctaggagaggctgtggttcaaaagatagcacagatgcctctttcagcTACCACCGTCACAtggcgcattgaggaaatagcagagaacattgaatcacaattgttggaaaggattaataaatcactgtgGTATGCTCTCCAGGTTGACAAATCTACAGATATTGGCAACAAGGtaatgctacttgtttacatgcattatctttatcaagaggttgtgcatgaggatatgttatgtgcactatcattgccaaccaaaaccacagccgcagaactatttaaatcgctggatgactatatatcagaaaaactgaaacggtctttttgtgttggcatatgcacagatggagctacTGCCATGACTGGAAGGATgcctggtttaactactcggattaaggaggttgcacctgaatgcaagtctacgcattgtgtcattcacagggaaatgctggctagctgaaatataccaccggaacttaacagcgtattgaatgatgttgatgtcgttaaagttattagccacatcaaagcacacgcccttcactcaCGCCTGTtagagcagctttgtgaggaaatgaatgcaAAGCACAGACatcttctcttatacacagaaataagatggttgtccctagggaggtccctggccagagcgtttgaattacgagagccaCTGCacactgcagagatttctctcagaaaaaaagtcaccgctagcagcacatttcagtgatgaggaatgggttgcaaaactcgcttacttgtgcaacatatttaatttaacctcctcaatgaactcaatcagtcacttcaggggaaaatgacaactgtcttcaagttggcagataaagtagctgcatttaaagccaaactggatttgtggggacgacgcATGAACAgaggtatatttgacatgtttcaaacattcacgggaattttggaagagactgagcccacgccttcattgtcccagctggtgcacgatcatctgtatttgcttttaaaagagattGAACGCTACTTCctaaccacaaaagacccacgaattgccaaggaatggatccgcgatccatttgtcaacaaaccaggtgaatccatcatgtctatgcaagaagaggatcaactactgaaGATCGCAAATGATGacagccttaaaaatatgtttgagactacaattctgccggtgttctggattaaagtcatggcagaataccccgaaaTCACCACAAAAGCACGAAAAACCCTGTTACCATTtctgacatcctatttgtgtgaagcgggattttctgcagtgacagcaaccaaaacaaaattacggaatagactggaaataagcaacacacttcgggtgtcactgtctcccattacccctagatgggaccatctcttgcagagaaacaagctcagggctcccattgatttagcgttatggttgttgagagataggctactatctctcattctatataaacattataataaatagcccttaacttacaatatttataacaatggtgagttatatttttcatgcactttatatttgtttttgtgttgtatcttatttttaaggcatgtttaaatgttaccatagtgactggaaagtgtttggaggcagagaggatgttactcatgttatgttgttggtgcgatgttaagaagatacttctaataaagttgcatacgagtacacagtggattcatgtttttttttattgtcataggttcatgattggtagcgagcctgaacctatcatattacatattgatgtcagacatgaaacgttgtcagaataaaaaatttaaatacagcgtgaataatgaggacatgctcgttcttcctttaacttagcccaataaatatcgtaagtcagacaattatatttaaaaataccacagtttttacgctggtcacataattttattttatgcatttttctgtcccatcctaaaggctggtctgtgaaaatattttctgacattaaaccagttcgtggcccagaaaaggttggagaccactgctttacaaGGTCCTCAGCTTACTGATATCTGTGAAGTttcctttattatataatataacatatttaCAGATTTTGGGAATTAGGGTGTGGACATCTTTGTATGGGTGGCCATTACTCTGCCTACGACAGTTTGGCTGCTGGGAAGGAAATGATCCAAACTAGTTGTACCACTTATGGCCAAAGGAAGGCACATAAAGGTCGTTATACAAGGAGGTTAGGACTCATTAATTAGGTGTTTTGACCCCAAACAAGGTAATTAACAAacttctaaaaatcaacaaagacattGAATGGGTGAAGACATCATAAATTTCCACTGAAATTCAATTCAAATATTAGAAAtggaaaaactgaataaaataatacaaatataaggGACTTGCATCTAGAACatataaaaaacacttaaaactcaattaaaaatgacTAATAAATGCAGTTAAAAATGGATGAAGCTCTGAACAGACACTCCTCCAAGGAAGAGACACAAATGCCTATAAGCACATGGaaggatgctcaacatcattactcATCAGAGAGAgcaaatcaaaatcataatgagatgtaacttcacacccactagggtGGTTGGAATCAAAATGTCAAATAATAGTAAATGTTGGGAGGATGTGAAAAAATCAAAGTACTGAtacactgcaggtgggaatgtgaaatggtgcagctgctttgaAAAACAATCTGGCAGTTACTCAATTAAACATTAAAGACATTATATGGTCTAACAATTCTActcctagaaaaatgaaaatatatgtccacacaaacacttatatatgaatttttatggcagcattattcataattgtcaaaaagcagaaacaactcaaatgtctacCAACAGTGGAATGGATAATcaaaatgtgatatatctatACAGTGGACTCATCCTaccacagaaacaaatgatatactgacacatgctacaacttggatgaaccttgaaaacatggaAAGGGAACGAAGACAGTCACAAAAGTCCACATATTGTTTTATTCCATTTGTATGACAGTCTAGGATAGGGAAGTCAGAAAATTAATTAGTATTTGATAGGACGtgaggagcagggctggggggaTAAGAGGGTCATAGCTAGAGACTATGGTGGTGTTGAGGTAATGAAAATGAcctaaaattgactgtggtgatAGATCCATTACTCTGTGAATATTCTAAAAGCAACTAAATTATACACTGTAAattgtatgtgaattatatttcattaaagttctttttaagaaaaaaatcatttgagccatgataattaaaaaagagaattcaaattttTGGCAAGGCATGAGCTTCAGAACTTCTAATTCGGgaaattttaaattgcaaaacCTCACAGTTTCCACACTTAGGCATTGGACAGAGAAGAAGTAATCTACCTCTGATAGGGCATTGGTTAAACACTTTCTTTAGAACCACAACTGATTGCAGTTTTGCAGTGTGTAGTCATTTGTAATTCTATAATATGTACCGTGAAAAACAGGTACTTGTGAAGCTGGCTCAAGGTTACTTTGAAAAAGTTCTGCTCCTAAATGTATATTTTCAGcttaaatgttaaattatttcaTCAAATCCCTCAACAGCTTTAAACAGTAACATAAGTGGGTTTGCTTTCTATAGTTCTCCTATACAACAACACAAAGTTCTGTCTGAACATACAGAAACTGCATGAAAATAGAATTCAGTGTTTGATAATACAGAACACTATTTGCGCAATTTATTCTACATACAGTAATAGAATTTTGTACCCAATGTTAAAACAGAACATGTGAGACTCAGTAAGAACGCATGGTGGCGCTGCAGGTCAAATGatgaaaaatggaattgcctACACAGCTCCGGTATTGCGCCAAACAGTTTCAGGCTGCCTGGAAGCTTAAGAATAGCGTTCCCACACAGAGCAAAAGGAAGTGTGAAACCACCTTAAAAACCCATTTTCTGCATAGTTTTGCCGTTCTGGACTGCAGGACCGGGCTGCTAGGATCTTGGTCATACATACAGGAAGCTCCTGTGAACCCAATTTTCAGGAAGGAGCAATGGAGATCGGATGGATGCACAATCAAAGACAAAGGcaagtctttgttttctttgttttgctgagcATGCCTGGGGTGGGAGCCGATTTAGGGCCCTATTCAGTAgtggaagaaacagagagagggttcTTTGTGGCAAATCTAGGAAAAGACCTGGGATTGGGGTTGACAGAAATGTCCACCCGCGGGGCCCGGATCATTTCtcaggggcacaaagagcatttGCAGCTCAAGGTTCAGACGGGGGATTTGCTCATAAATGAGAAACTGGACCGTGAGGAGTTATGCGGTTCCACTGAGCCTTGTCTACTACATTTCCAAGTGCTAATGGACAATCCCTTAGAGATATTTCAGGCTGAACTAAGGGTGGAAGACATAAATGACCATTCTCCCGTGTTCAGCGAGAGAGTAATGATTCTAAAAATACCAGAAAATACTCCTCTAGGAATGGCATTCCCTCTGAGTAATGCTCTGGACTTGGACGTAGGAAGCAACAATGTTCAGAACTATAAAATCAGCCCCAACCCCCATTTTCAAATTCTAACCTACAACCGCAGCGATGGCAGAAAATACCCAGAGCTGGTGTTGGACAAAGAGCTGGATCGGGAGGAGGAGCCTGAAATCGCATTAACCCTGACAGCGCTGGATGGAGGCTCTCCTCCACGTTATGGGACTGCTCAGGTGCGCATTGAAGTGGTGGACAACAACGACAATTCCCCAGAGTTTAGGCAGCCTCTTTACAAGGTGCATATTCCTGAGAACAGCAATGCAGGCTCCCTGGTTGTCACCGTCTCTGCCAGCGATTTAGACAGCGGAGAAAATGGAAATATAGTATACTCACTCTTTCGGCCCTCAGAAGATATTACCAAAACTTTGGAGGTAAATCCTATGACAGGAGAAATTCGATTAAGAAAACAATTAGATTTTGAAACACTTCGGTCTTATGAAGTGGACATCAAGGCCACTGATGGGGGAGGTCTTTCAGGAAAATGCACTCTTCTCCTGCAAGTGGTGGATGTCAATGATAATGCCCCAGAAGTGACCATTTCTGCACTGACCAGCCCCATCCCAGAGAACTCGCCTGAGACTGTAGTTGCTGTTTTCAGTGTTTCAGATCCTGACTCTGGGAACAATGGGAAGACTACTTCATCTATCCAGGatgaccttcctttccttctAAAACCTTCAGTCAAGAATTTTTACACCCTGGTGACAAAGAGAGCTCTAGATAGAGAAGAAAGTGCCGAATACAACATCACCATCACAGTCACCGACATGGGGACCCCCAGACTGAACACACAGCACAACATAACCGTGCTGGTCTCTGACGTCAACGACAATGCCCCCTCCTTCACCCAAACCTCCTACACGCTCTTCGTCCGCGAGAACAACAGCCCCGCCCTGCACATCGGCAGCGTCAGCGCCACGGACACAGACGCGGGCGCCAACGCCCAGGTCACCTACTCGCTGCTGCCGCCCCAGGACCCCAGCCTGCCCCTGGCCTCGCTGGTGTCCATCAACGCGGACAACGGACACCTGTTCGCCCTGAGGGCGCTGGATTTCGAGGCGCTGCAGGCGTTCGAGTTCCTCGTGGGCGCCACAGACCGCGGGGCCCCGGCGCTGAGCAGCCAGGCGCTGGTGCGCGTGCAGGTGCTGGACGCCAACGACAACTCGCCCTTCGTGCTGTACCCGCCGCAGAACGGCTCGGCGCCCTGCACCGAGCTGGTGCCCAGGGCGGCCGAGCCCGGCTACCTGGTGAGCAAGGTGGTGGCGGTGGACGGCGACTCGGGCCAGAACGCCTGGCTGTCGTACCAGCTGCTCAAGGCCACGGAGCCCGGGCTGTTCGGCGTGTGGGCGCACAACGGCGAGGTGCGCACGGCCCGGCTGCTGAGCGAGCGCGACGCGGCCAAGCaccggctgctgctgctggtcaagGACAACGGCGAGCCGCCGCGCTCGGCCAGCGTCACGCTGCACGTGCTGCTGGTGGACGGCTTCTCGCAGCCCTACCTGCCGCTGCCCGAAGCGGCGGCCGACGCGGCCCAGGCCGACCCGCTCACCGTCTACCTGGTCATCGCGTTGGCGTCGGTGTCGTCGCTCTTCCTGTTCTCGGTGCTGGCGTTCATCGCGGTGCGGCTGTGCAGGCGGAGCAGGGCCGCCTGGGTGGGTGGCAGCTCGGTACCCGAGGGTCACCTTCCGGGCCACCTGGTGGACGTCAGTGGCACCGGGACCCTATCTCAGAGCTACCAGTATGAAGTGTGTCTGATGGGAGGTACTGGGACAGATGAGTTTAAATTTTTGAAGCCAATTATCCCCAATCTTCCAGTCCGTGACATTGGTAGAAATGTGGAAGAAAATGAGAACTTTAGGAATAGCTTTGGATTCAAcatccaataatttttttaagttttaaacatttaatcttttattattcttttattattcttggCAAACTGGGGATATTGTAGTGTGTCTGACTACACACTACAGGTTCAGGGACCAGTGAGTTAAAGTTTAAAACCAATTATTCCTAATCTCACATACCAGAGCATGGGGagtaaagtggggaaaaaatctcTCCTTCTAGAATAACTTTAGAATTTAACTATTGATAGGAACGTATTTAATAAAGACAATATATTTTGCCAACTAACTAAATTGTTTATGCCCACCATCAATAgatactttaattttctttatttagtttaCCCTCAATTTCCAATGTTATGCTGAAGTTCAGAAGTTTTCTCGTCCTCATTCTTTAGAACAGTGAATTATTTCTCAATGGACTTCCAATTAATGAAATAGCCTTTACCTTAAAAATAGATATCATTAAATTTTTCCATCCTATAAATGTCATTATTgactttttatttacatttttcattttagttctcCTTATTCTACAACctcaattattaaaataatctgttCTTGtgatctgtatatttattttctgatacttctattttcattttaaaactgatatttgttgttggtttgtcaTCCTTGGTTTTTATTATAGCGATTTTCTTAactatgttactttttaaaagagatttattttccTTGTACTGATAACTGCTCATTTAACATGTAATATATCTGTTATGAtatgatgaataaataatcagctttatctgaaaataagaagaaacagcATTAAAAGATAACAAATGTGTTTATGTTTGGAGGGGGGGGAAGCAcgttttaggcttttttttttttttgctattttctgaagctggaaacagagagagacagtcagactcccgcatgcgcccgaccgggatccacccggcacgcccaccaggggcgatgctttgcccaccagggggcgatgctctgcccatcctgggcgtcgccatgttgcgaccagagccactctagcgcctggggcagaggccaaggagccatccccagcgcccaggccatctttgctccaatggagccttggctgcgggaggggaagagagagacagagaggaaggcgcggcggaggggtggagaagcaaatgggcgcttctcctgtgtgccctggccgggaatcgaacccgggtcctccgcacgctaggccgacgctctaccgctgagccaaccggcattTTAGGCATTTTATAGCACCATATAGAAATATTAAGTGATTTTTTACCTTCAATtctgtaagaaaaaataagaaatccatattgtgtttttttgtttgtttgttttttagagaggagagagagagggagagagagaaacagagagagagaagggggaggaactggaagcatcaactcccatatgtgccttgaccaggcaagcccaaggtttcgaaccggcgacctcagcatttccaggttgacgctttatccactgcgccaccacaggtcaggccatattaaGTTTTTAATGGCCAACAGTACAGTCCCATTTAGTTGAGGGGCAAAAAAACTGTAGAAATCATCTGGCAGAGGTTTATATAGTGTAGCTTTTATAGTCAACCATTAGagtgttttgtggggttttttgacaGTATCTAGCCCTTCTTCTGTAAAATATACTTGAACTTATTCTGTATCTCTTACTTATTGTTAGAAAAATAGAGCTAGATATTAGGCCTTTGAATAAAATTCTATTTGAGGTGTTATAATGCTGTTCTTACTTTCAGTGGTATTAAGATAGGTATTAGTGTGGtctattcttttctccctttttggATGAAGAGAAATTAGATACCACTATAGTTTAATTAAGTgagaccttatttatttatttttattaagtgacaggcagggaggcagagagacagactcctgcatgttccccgaCTGACctactgactgggatccacctggcaagccccctgcagagtgatgctctgccatctgtggccactgctctgttgtttcACAACCTCAAtcgagctattttaatgcctgaggcgaggccatggagccatcctcaacacccagggccaacttgctcgaaacATTCAATCcacagctgcgggagggaaagagagagagaaagagagaaggagaagggtgaaggttggagaagcagatggtcacttcttctgtgtgccctgaccagaaattgaacctgggacctccacatgacggaatgatgctctaccactgagccaactggccagggcctgagggggTGTCCTAAAATAAATGTCCGCCCTTCTTTAATTCTGCAAGTTAATCTAAAGGTaatgtaagaaaaacaaagacagttATAAAAGggaacagaaatggcaaataataagtgaaagaatacaatttttaaacaataagGATTTAAAGGTactgaaatttgtttttattccactCAAAGGTTTATTTATGTATGCCTGAATACAGCAAGCATTTAGTGTCTGATTTGCCAACCAAAGATGACAAAGACATAGTTTCCACCCTTAAGTAGGGACAGATTGACATGAaacagaaagcaataatatttacAGGGCAGTTATAAAAGCTCTTAATGGGAGCACAGAGGAGAGAAAACTGAAACAGTTACTTCTGGATTATACAGTGATGACTCTATTTAGGCAATGTAATTAGGCTTTGAGGAATTTGTTTAAGAAGATGTGAAACAAGTTCCTTTGATCGATTCTTGATATTCCTATCTCTAATGTTTCTGGAGAAGGAAAACCTATAATTTCAGTGGTCTCAGATGTTACTAcaattttccttttcattcttgaCATTGCAGGGAAGTGGTTTCAGGAGTGAAAATCCTAGTACAGAACAAAATATAACACAATGAGGTGCACATATTTAAGTGCTAGAACATTCTTTTAAcaactgttaaattttttttctccatgaagCAGTGAAAAATCTCAACAATGTGAACAAGTCTATACATTATActttacaaaagagaaatgaaactttaaaatgagCCACTAAGgaagatatttataaatataaatatattccatGCACAAATTGACTACAGCCATTTGAGT from Saccopteryx leptura isolate mSacLep1 chromosome 6, mSacLep1_pri_phased_curated, whole genome shotgun sequence harbors:
- the LOC136375741 gene encoding protocadherin beta-16-like, whose product is MEIGWMHNQRQRQVFVFFVLLSMPGVGADLGPYSVVEETERGFFVANLGKDLGLGLTEMSTRGARIISQGHKEHLQLKVQTGDLLINEKLDREELCGSTEPCLLHFQVLMDNPLEIFQAELRVEDINDHSPVFSERVMILKIPENTPLGMAFPLSNALDLDVGSNNVQNYKISPNPHFQILTYNRSDGRKYPELVLDKELDREEEPEIALTLTALDGGSPPRYGTAQVRIEVVDNNDNSPEFRQPLYKVHIPENSNAGSLVVTVSASDLDSGENGNIVYSLFRPSEDITKTLEVNPMTGEIRLRKQLDFETLRSYEVDIKATDGGGLSGKCTLLLQVVDVNDNAPEVTISALTSPIPENSPETVVAVFSVSDPDSGNNGKTTSSIQDDLPFLLKPSVKNFYTLVTKRALDREESAEYNITITVTDMGTPRLNTQHNITVLVSDVNDNAPSFTQTSYTLFVRENNSPALHIGSVSATDTDAGANAQVTYSLLPPQDPSLPLASLVSINADNGHLFALRALDFEALQAFEFLVGATDRGAPALSSQALVRVQVLDANDNSPFVLYPPQNGSAPCTELVPRAAEPGYLVSKVVAVDGDSGQNAWLSYQLLKATEPGLFGVWAHNGEVRTARLLSERDAAKHRLLLLVKDNGEPPRSASVTLHVLLVDGFSQPYLPLPEAAADAAQADPLTVYLVIALASVSSLFLFSVLAFIAVRLCRRSRAAWVGGSSVPEGHLPGHLVDVSGTGTLSQSYQYEVCLMGGTGTDEFKFLKPIIPNLPVRDIGRNVEENENFRNSFGFNIQ